The following DNA comes from Denticeps clupeoides chromosome 14, fDenClu1.1, whole genome shotgun sequence.
GCGTACAAACCTAAACTAATACTGCTAATTATTTACAGCCATCTACGGCGAATGACGATAAGTACTCTGCATTTGCATGATTTGTTGCACAGGTTTCTGGGAAATGGACTGGTGACTGCAACCGATCACGACCTATGGTACAGGCAGCGGCGAATCATGGACCCAGCATTCAGCAGCTCGTGAGTGACACTTTCCACAAAGCACACAGGAGAAACGAGTCCCTTGCATCTTAGCGAGGTGTCTGATCCTGTGGCTGGCAGGTACCTCCGGGGTTTGATGAGTACCTTTAATGAGAGGGCAGATCGTCTGATGGACAAACTGGCTGAGCTAGCTGAGAGCCAGAGCCCTGCTATGATGCGAGAGCTGGTCAATAAGGTCACCTTGGACGTCATTACAAAGGTTGACATTTCCTTACGCTTCAAACCGGATATTTTACCTGATGTTTTCAGTTCAAGACTTAACATTTTTAAGTCTACACGAAACAGAACTGCTATCTTCTCAtctgttttttctctctgcctctcttttTTGCAGGTGGCTTTTGGGGTGGATTTAGATCTTTTTCACACTAGCAACTCCCCGTTCCCTCGTGCAATTGAACGTTGCCTGGAGGGCATGGTCCACTTTCTGAGAGACCCCATGTTCGAGGTCTGTGCTGGCTTTTTTGAGGGTCAAGACAAGCAAAACAGACTTGGACTGACTCTGGTCCCTGTGCCATTTCCCAGTATTTGCCACAGAACAGGAAGGAGGTCCGGGAGACAAGGAAAGCCGTGCAGCTTCTCCGCGAGACAGGCAGTAAGTGGATAACCGAGAGGAAAGAAGCAGTGCAGAACGGGGAAGACGTGCCTATGGATATTCTCACACAAATCCTAAAGAGTGCAGGTGAGGTGGAAATCCTGGCGTGGAGCAACTTATACTTTTAGAGGAATTATTGCTGAatctaaaatatgtttattttacattataaaacagTGGTTTTATAAAAACAGTGTATCtgtgcaaaaattaaaaaaaaataatacatgcacattttatgttttaaggtgattatgtttttttttatctttacagaagaaaacaaaagtcATGATGATGACTGGGAAATTATGTTGGACAACtttcttacatttttcattGCTGGTGAACTGTCAAGATATCTTGAATATAGTTTAGTATTGATAATgcttcattttggttttgaatATTTGATTGGTTTAATGAGTGCCACATCATATATTGGATGACAGGACAAGAaaccacagccaatcagctggCTTTTGCCATCATGGAACTTGGTCGTGTGCCAGAGATCATGGCAAAGTAAGAGAAATCATGAAGCTTCCAATGTTCTTAAacgtattctttttttttcgactCACAGCACTAAGCCGTTTTCAGCATCTTTTATCGACTTAGTGCACTGGTACTGTGAGTAATTTATTCTTTCTAACTTACCCTGAAATCCCAGGCTCAGGGAAGAGGTGGACGAAGTTATTGGGACCAAGCCTGAGGTCAGCTATGAAGACCTCGGAAATCTGACTTACCTGTCTCAGGTACAAAATCATCAATTTACCAATAAAAATGATCCATTTCACCCATTCATCGTGTTTGTAGATTTTTCTCATTAATTAGAAAGGACAAAATCCATAACATAAAATCTTGCTACAGGTGACATATTTAAATTTGGTCAATGTTAGCGGTTAAAATGTTCCTGTGTGAATTTTAGGTGTTAAAGGAAACTCTGAGGTTGTACCCAACAGCCCCTGGTACAAGTCGGTGGGCGGCAGACGACATCGTCATCGACGGCATTAAGATTCCAGGTGGATTTCAAGTCGTTGTAAGTGTGTGGAAAAAGATGGTAATGCTAATTCTACAGATATATCTAGAAGTTAAACATCTTGTGTTTTTTGTCAGTTTAGCTCATACGTTTCCTCACGACTGGAAAGGTTTTTCAAAGATCCGTTAAAGTTTGATCCAGAACGTTTTAGCTTGGACGCACCAAAGTAAGTAATGAAAATCATGCCCGAAAACTGATCTATAAGTAAATGTGCAGGTGTGATATTAATCTGATATtgttttttctatcttttcccaAAAGGCCTTATTTCTGCTACTATCCCTTTGCTTTGGGCCCACGTTCCTGTCTTGGACAAAACTTTTCACAGGTTTCTGAATCAAAAAAAGACCAAATGAACAATACATGGCCCTGTAAATGCATATTAACTTATCAGCAAAATACCTTCTTTGCAGATGGAAGCAAAAGTTGTCCTGGCCAAACTGGTGCAGAGGTTTGActacacgctgctccctggacAGAGTTTTGATATTCTGGACTCCGGACCACTGCGTCCACTAAGTGGGGTTCAGTGTCTGATTAAAACACGAGATTCAACATTGAAATGAATGTTTCTGCTGAATGGCACCATCAGTTGGTGGAAAGGGCGGAATTTGTTGCAAATGCATTTATCACATACGTGTTCAATAATGCTTACAGAATAATTATTATGactaaatatatacatatatattttatttaatatatatagtaaaataaatatattttactataattatatatatatgcgtgtATGTATATCACCACACAGCTCTTAATATCAACTTGTATATTTCCAGGCAGAATCTGTCATTGCTATTATAATAAAGTATTATTATAACAGTCTAAAGTATCTCTTAAGACTGAAACCTGATGTTTACCTTGAGTTATTGCACAGATGGTGTGCACCATGTATGTGGCACAGTAAATAAGGTGGAATGGTGTATTTTGCCATTTTAATTCCTCCAAGCCAATCACGCCaaagtaaataaaccaatcagattaCAGTGCAGGTAGGGGGAAAATCCTGAAATGAGTATTTGCAGGATGGGCAGGTTCGGTAATACCATAATGTGGCATGTGTCCGACAAAAAAATTTAGTGGCATGCTAAGACATTTAATAGCCAGTAGCTGCTCTTTAAATTACATGGTAATGACATATTTTTCGGTAAAGTTATATTTTAAGATGAAAAGTTGTGGATGAGGTTTGAAGAGCGGATTGCGACGGAGCCATCACTTCTTACCTGCTCCTtcagggaaataaaaggggaGAGAGGGAAGTGATGCACACCCTTAAATATCCAGCAAGGAATCATGGGGAATGAAGTCCCAGGAAAaacaatgattaaataaaactattaaagTAAGAACAGTATTGTTGTGTAGTTATACACAgtaaacatttatacaaatatacacctgttactgtcaggattgcctgcagctgggctccacaccggaatccaatcctgacgccccataaatgccggaagtttccgcccgttcggggtcgctggcattttcgtgaacttcagttggtaacactgtttgtaatttgagttctggcaatcgccacacgcctacgggttagttttagtttgtctgtatttaagttaaatcgttttcggccaccgcgcccgtctttatttgtgtttattgtttatttaataataaaaccccttcccagaatgtcagacctctgcgcttccttcccccgtaagtccgtagtcgtgacagttaCACTCATCTTGTGTCTCTGACTGGAGGTCAgatgctattttttttaaataatgctatAAAAAAGTGATCCGtgactcattttttttataaaccctGCACTGGTACTATATGGCAATGGGCAAAAACCTGGCTGTGAGAAGGCTTGGGTTCAGCTGATTGGTTTAAATGTGTGGTCATGCAGGCAGCGAAGAGGagaaaaatgatatttttcCCAGCTATCCCATGGTATGAAATCTCTGATTTATATCATCCACATataagaagaggaagaaagtggttgtcattgtgatacactgcagcacagcacatggtgacaaaaatgtgtcctctgattttaaccatcacccttggtgagcagtgggagcagtgtgtggggacggtgctttgctcagtggcacctcagtggtggttcgggactcgaaccagcaaccttctgattacaggtccttTTCCTCACGTgttcggccaccactgccttaaaTTCAGTACTATGTAAAAGCTTAAGGCAGTAGTAAATTGTAATTGTGtgacgcgaaccgggaccagaacgagagagacgtgtaggaggaaactaGAGACCTCAGTGcagtgggacgcagggaggcaggtaagttcctccgcgttaatctgcgaacgtggacggcgcgagccgcaacaccacactgatgttgtcgttcgcgtattaagacacaagacagggcaggacagggtgacaggaaggagttcaggtatcgggagaacagagaggacaggtacggtcttactgggagcgggttttcggagccgagtcgaatggcgtgcgtcattcaatgactgagcaattggcagctgctctccagcctaatatataggagtcacgttacctcgtttccgtgttactcccggtcacatgatagaatcatgtgacagtacccccccctccagggccgacccccgacggccccggagtggcggcggtacgctgccggtactcagccaccagagacgggtccaggatgaaacgactcgggatccaagaccgttcttctggtccatagccggtccaatgcaccaggtactggaccccccgacctctgcggcgagaggcaataatgcgctccacagtgtaggcgggtcccccgtcgacgatgcgtggcggtggcggatccggagcaggaggatgaagcgaggatcggaaaaagggtttgagtttgctgacatggaagactggatggacacggatggcaggagggagttggagacggtatgtgagggggttgatccgactgaggatccggaatggtccgatgtatcgaggggacagtttgtgtgactcagtcctgagacgtaggtctttggtggacagccacacccgctgtctcactcggaagtgcagtcgacgagggtgccggcgatcgtgctgggtggacatccttcgggaggcgatgaggagggccgaccgcgcagatttccaggcctttcggcaaccacggatcatctgacgggccgaggggaccccgcctgcaggcacctggtgcgtgaagatggggggctgatatccatggcagatctcaaagggactatggccggtggcggaggagacttgcaggttgtgggccagctctgcccacaggagaaacccgggccaggtgcgttgatgttctgacgcaaagcaccgcaggtatcgtcccagctgttggttggccctctccacctgaccgttggtctggggatggtagccagaggagaggctgcaggtcgatccaataaggcgacagaacgccttccacacagctgagacgaattggggtccccgatcagagacgatgtcttgggggaacccatggaggcggaccacgtgttgaagcacgaggtcagcggttgtggcagaggacggtaggctgggcagggcgaccaagtggatcgctttggagaaacgatccactatggtcaggatggtggtcataccactagcttcagggaggccggtgatgaagtccaaggcgaggtgggtccaggggcgatgaggaatgggaaggggacgcaggggcccagcagccggagtgttgggagtcttggcccgggcacagacatcacaggcatccacgtaggcctgtacgtcccgtcgtactgaaggccaccagaatgctcggcgaatgaaggagagggtccgttggcgtcctggatggcctgagaggacggaagaatggccccaatgcagtacatcgggtcggcaggtatttgggacgtacaggcacccgggtggggtgttgtctgggccaggatcggatgcctgggctgctcggaccttcgtctcgagggaccaccggagagggcctaggatgcgatgaggaggaagaacgggttcggggtcagaggatggtgagtctggggcgtgttgacgggaaagagcatcggccttttgatttttggacccgggacggtaggagagttggaagttgaattgctcgaaaaataatgcccacctcgcctggcggggattcagttgtttggtagctttgattgatatgaggttttggtgatcggtccagaccagaaagggggtgtcactgccttgcagccagtgccgccactcctcgagggcccacctgactgccagcagctcacggtcccccaccccgtatcgccgctgtgcaggagaagcaacacgggtgcaatttccggtccggaccgcgttgagagaggacggcgccagcacccacctctgacgcgtccacttctacaacaaacggaagggtagggtctgggtgttgaagaatgggggcagtggtgaaatgccgacacaaagatttaaatgcttgaatggcctccggggttaggcgaaacggacctggtgacggtttggtgagagcagtgaggggtgctgcgaccgtactgtagccacggatgaagcgacgaaagaaatttgcaaacccaagaaaccgttgcagttgcttcagcgtcgtgggtaggggccacgacgccactgcttctagcttcttgggctccatggccacaccctgggacgagatggtaaaacccaggaatgtggtggagcgctggtggaaggcgcatttttccagcttacagtacagtcggtgggcgagcaatctctttagtactgccctcacgtgttgaatatgggattcgaGAGTGGGGgagtaaatgagtacgtcgtccaggtaggcatacacccaccgtcccagcatgtcctggagagtatcatttatgaactgctggaagacggcgggtgcgttgcatagaccgaatggaattacgagggattcaaaatgaccagtgggggtgatgaaggcagttttcccactcgtcgccctcccggatacgaatcaggttgtaggcagaccggagatccagcttcgtaaagtatttggctcccgagagggcgtccagggcggtgttggtgaggggtaacggtgttcgatttttgatggtgattttattgagtccccgatagtccacgcacgggcgcaggccaccatccttcttggtcatgaagaagaaccctgccgcggccggggaggtcgatgggcggatggtgccgttttgaagcgcctctgccacaaaccgctccatggccaattgctctgcctttgagagggagtagagatgtcctttcggaggagtggttcccagcagcaggtcaatggccatgtcgcctggtcgatggggaggcagctgggcggctttggctgcactgaagacggtggctaggtcatggtaacaggagggaatgttgtctaacacgggaggacttggttctgggttcatggagacagacgaggagggttgtggcagaaggcaatggtgatggcagtgcgctccccactccaacaccatgcccgacgaccaggagagatggggttcatgtagtgacaaccaggggaacccgaggaggagtggtgaggtgataatcttggtcaccagaaattggattttctccacatgggagtccagccggagttgcagagggaccgtacggtgaatgatgggtcctgcagagataggatgaccatcc
Coding sequences within:
- the LOC114803038 gene encoding cholesterol 24-hydroxylase-like encodes the protein MVLLQVAAVQAGYLLAYLLAVLLLLFFCYCLYVQHVHAKYDHLPGPPRESFLLGHYRLIARESRPGHVVHDTFLEWAEKYGPVYRLNVLHYVIVPVYDQEATKEILMSPKYTKDKFVYKRLFNMYGTRFLGNGLVTATDHDLWYRQRRIMDPAFSSSYLRGLMSTFNERADRLMDKLAELAESQSPAMMRELVNKVTLDVITKVAFGVDLDLFHTSNSPFPRAIERCLEGMVHFLRDPMFEYLPQNRKEVRETRKAVQLLRETGSKWITERKEAVQNGEDVPMDILTQILKSAEENKSHDDDWEIMLDNFLTFFIAGQETTANQLAFAIMELGRVPEIMAKLREEVDEVIGTKPEVSYEDLGNLTYLSQVLKETLRLYPTAPGTSRWAADDIVIDGIKIPGGFQVVFSSYVSSRLERFFKDPLKFDPERFSLDAPKPYFCYYPFALGPRSCLGQNFSQMEAKVVLAKLVQRFDYTLLPGQSFDILDSGPLRPLSGVQCLIKTRDSTLK